From the genome of Mixophyes fleayi isolate aMixFle1 chromosome 2, aMixFle1.hap1, whole genome shotgun sequence, one region includes:
- the NRIP1 gene encoding nuclear receptor-interacting protein 1: MTHGEELSSEMQQDPIVLTYLEGLLMHQAAGGSGTAVDKLAGHVKVDENFKTSGNVFTNCKSNAPGHNNSQASGILHLKKARLLQSSEDWNAAKRRRISDSIGVNEKNESLLAGMVENVPKGKQDSTLLASLLQSFSSRLQSVALSQHIKQSLKDQGFSLNQEAVHVEKDNPCYGLASNHLKTILNKSRSKDNIVDNKLTGLANGSIQEKYVESPLSAQSSTKATGEPISCAARLQAVANMVEKRSSPTASPKPSVACSQLALLLSSEAHLQQYSREHALKAQSASQLASERLAAMARLKESSEKDLGRFQLSTNVPANLNSNTRTITNGMSNPGNMSPFSSPFGVPNSPLKAVGYKNNSERSHGKPSPNNSLLLHLLKSQNCASVGKSQFHSEKYSVFEESATPTTTEDYSDNNPSFTEEESSDDESTHSNCTPIDLSFKNRGDKPEMLHSAASIDNLTESLLHNWDPKVNGLDINKENKDSPVDSTLKPYQKVTLLQLLLGHKMEDSHSTIEDIRTPQKATDLFNLSAPGHFSESPSIRNSSPLNTLSLHGSTKAESPMNLTHQPFPSKPHFTSYVSNIQPERLANPASKHLMELTRHKTLQVTAPLVSDNAQSNTSFSASKLLQNLAQCGMQPPTPDEQRPPKPLATANCKSVGLIDRLNSPLVTNQLHTSEEGRGFNSPSTPGDSGFPASEIENLLERRTVLQLLLATPNKCKNEKVQKPIIKDEVNPDRTEKLASEQIVAFKIKTEPDDHTVVHKETSAPSPLGISLHKVARPAPEDVKSPHPSPQDFSVSRNGLLSRLLRQNHDGYDTGELDLNNRHSEPKQKQSKLSCIVPKKRKMHQNEPVESQVKMAKVNSPDIGNKPFCTTPCETMFFHEAVNGTKTDHNHKNFTGQNSFHENKNLGWSRESKGFNVLKQLLLSENCVRDSQHRNNTLVEEMVRGNRSNLSGNSEFMLPSLNMFMGKHPPQNNLGQMTFQYPSPHSSPDILRNNSPRTESGHLNMCPAPSDKGPIKWVITDMEKNDFGKDSPRLTKTNPILYYMLQKGGHPTASQDLRDRASWAESFLGQAAEVTLRESAHSRGTNGIGYTRSPNDVVNKTLHNSNGSKYGLFNVLTVKKEPE, from the coding sequence ATGACTCATGGAGAAGAGCTTAGCTCTGAAATGCAACAGGATCCCATTGTTTTAACGTACCTAGAAGGATTACTAATGCATCAAGCAGCAGGTGGTTCTGGGACAGCAGTTGACAAACTCGCAGGCCATGTGAAAGTTGATGAAAACTTTAAAacttctggaaatgtttttactaACTGTAAAAGTAATGCCCCGGGGCACAACAATAGTCAAGCATCTGGAATATTGCATCTAAAGAAGGCCAGACTTTTGCAATCTTCAGAAGACTGGAACGCTGCAAAGAGAAGGCGGATATCTGATTCTATCGGTGTAAATGAGAAAAATGAGTCTCTGTTGGCTGGTATGGTTGAAAATGTTCCCAAAGGTAAACAGGATAGCACATTACTTGCCTCTCTGCTTCAGTCATTCAGCTCTAGACTGCAGAGTGTTGCATTGTCTCAACATATAAAGCAAAGTCTCAAAGATCAAGGATTTTCCCTCAACCAAGAGGCAGTACATGTAGAAAAAGATAACCCATGCTATGGTTTGGCCTCCAATCACCTAAAGACTATACTAAACAAAAGCAGATCAAAAGATAATATAGTTGACAATAAACTGACTGGGTTAGCGAATGGTTCTATTCAGGAAAAATACGTTGAGTCTCCCCTTTCTGCTCAGAGTAGCACTAAAGCGACTGGCGAACCAATTTCATGTGCTGCAAGACTTCAAGCTGTTGCTAATATGGTGGAGAAAAGGTCAAGCCCTACCGCCTCACCTAAACCAAGTGTGGCCTGTAGTCAGCTAGCTCTACTGCTCTCTAGTGAGGCACACTTGCAGCAATACTCTAGAGAACATGCCCTAAAAGCACAGAGCGCGAGTCAGTTGGCAAGCGAGAGGCTGGCTGCAATGGCAAGGTTGAAAGAGAGTTCTGAGAAAGATCTTGGCCGGTTCCAGTTGTCAACAAATGTGCCAGCTAACCTCAACAGTAACACAAGGACAATAACCAACGGAATGAGTAATCCAGGTAATATGTCTCCCTTTTCAAGTCCATTTGGAGTTCCAAATTCTCCTCTAAAGGCAGTTGGTTATAAGAATAACAGTGAAAGAAGCCACGGGAAGCCATCACCCAATAACAGCTTGCTTTTGCATCTTCTCAAAAGCCAGAATTGTGCTAGTGTTGGAAAAAGCCAGTTTCACAGCGAAAAATATTCTGTGTTTGAAGAAAGTGCTACACCAACAACTACAGAAGACTACTCTGATAACAATCCTAGCTTCACAGAAGAGGAGAGCAGTGATGATGAAAGTACTCATTCTAACTGCACACCTATAGATTTGTCATTCAAGAACAGAGGAGACAAGCCCGAGATGTTGCATTCAGCAGCCTCTATAGACAACTTAACCGAGTCATTGCTTCACAACTGGGATCCAAAAGTTAATGGTCTTGATAttaacaaagaaaataaagacTCTCCAGTGGACTCCACACTCAAACCATATCAGAAGGTAACCTTATTACAGTTACTACTCGGTCATAAAATGGAAGACAGTCATTCGACAATTGAAGATATAAGGACGCCACAAAAAGCCACTGACCTGTTCAACTTGTCGGCTCCTGGTCACTTCTCAGAAAGTCCAAGTATTCGTAATTCTTCTCCATTAAACACGCTCTCTTTGCATGGGTCTACAAAAGCCGAATCTCCAATGAATCTTACTCACCAGCCTTTTCCAAGCAAGCCTCATTTCACATCTTACGTAAGCAACATTCAGCCAGAGAGACTTGCAAATCCAGCATCAAAACATTTGATGGAGCTTACCAGACACAAAACACTTCAAGTAACTGCCCCGCTAGTGAGTGATAATGCCCAAAGTAATACATCTTTCAGTGCTAGCAAGTTGCTGCAAAATTTAGCTCAGTGTGGAATGCAACCTCCAACACCCGATGAACAAAGGCCTCCGAAACCTCTAGCTACAGCTAATTGCAAAAGTGTAGGGTTAATTGATAGATTAAACAGTCCACTTGTTACAAATCAATTGCATACATCTGAAGAAGGCAGAGGTTTTAACAGCCCATCCACTCCAGGGGATTCTGGATTTCCCGCTTCTGAAATCGAGAACCTTCTAGAAAGACGCACTGTACTCCAACTACTTCTTGCCACACCTAacaaatgcaaaaatgaaaaaGTACAGAAACCTATCATAAAAGATGAAGTTAACCCAGACAGGACCGAGAAGTTAGCAAGTGAACAAATTGTAGCTTTCAAAATTAAAACTGAACCTGATGATCACACTGTGGTGCACAAAGAGACAAGCGCTCCAAGCCCGTTAGGCATCTCCTTGCACAAAGTAGCAAGACCAGCTCCAGAGGATGTCAAATCTCCCCACCCTTCTCCACAGGACTTTTCTGTTTCAAGGAATGGCTTGCTAAGTCGTTTGTTGCGTCAGAACCATGACGGCTATGATACCGGTGAGCTAGACTTAAACAACAGACACTCTGAACCCAAGCAAAAACAATCAAAATTGTCTTGTATTGTgcctaaaaaaaggaaaatgcatCAAAATGAACCTGTAGAAAGCCAAGTAAAAATGGCAAAAGTGAATTCACCTGACATCGGAAACAAGCCGTTTTGCACTACGCCTTGTGAGACCATGTTTTTCCATGAAGCGGTCAACGGCACAAAGACTGATCACAACCACAAGAATTTTACGGGTCAGAATTCCTTTCATGAAAATAAAAACTTGGGTTGGTCGAGAGAGAGTAAAGGTTTTAATGTACTGAAGCAGCTACTACTTTCGGAAAACTGCGTCAGAGACTCTCAGCATAGGAATAATACATTGGTTGAGGAGATGGTGAGGGGAAACAGAAGCAACTTGTCAGGGAATTCAGAATTTATGCTTCCTTCGCTAAATATGTTTATGGGGAAACATCCTCCCCAAAATAATTTAGGTCAAATGACATTTCAGTATCCATCTCCTCATTCTTCCCCAGACATTCTAAGAAATAACTCCCCACGGACTGAATCTGGACATTTAAATATGTGCCCTGCTCCCAGTGATAAAGGTCCCATTAAATGGGTTATAACAGACATGGAAAAGAATGATTTTGGAAAAGATTCTCCAAGGCTGACAAAAACTAATCCTATATTGTACTATATGCTTCAAAAAGGGGGACATCCGACTGCTAGTCAAGATCTAAGAGATCGTGCCAGCTGGGCAGAATCTTTTTTGGGACAAGCGGCCGAGGTGACCTTAAGAGAGTCTGCCCATAGTAGAGGAACCAATGGGATTGGCTATACCAGATCGCCCAATGATGTTGTAAATAAAACTTTGCATAATTCCAATGGCAGCAAATATGGACTTTTCAATGTGCTTACAGTAAAGAAGGAACCAGAATGA